tttcacttccaatgcatgcagtccatgctgccaagcataccgggaaaaccgtggactgtttcgttaagatgaagcaaccgttgacaatcttcggtggtgggtacccgaaggaattcctcaccgaaagcagaacgaatgtcgtcgcaaaaatttttgaggcataggattccagttgacttacccacatgcaaatactcgtcgaagaggtcagccgtttgacCAGTAGCAAGTTGTTGGAGgacacaagtacacttctgcaacgccgagagactttgccgaccggttgcgtctctacgtgattgaaagtattcaacacgggtggacaatgtgttgacaatatgcataaacaaccgttttgacatgcgaaaatggTGCCAGAAGTAATCGTCCGGAAACCGCGGTGTGTcgaaaaaatagtcggcaacgagcctttcatgGGCTCCCTCCTGGTCACGAGGAATGTAGCGGCgttttgatctagttggttgaggaggaggggcagGGGTGGCGACgtcgacataggcttcataggcggcacgatattgttcatagtatttttattcttcgcgctccgcttcagccatgatatcggtgaaatccatttatgaatttttagagagggtttgagtaAGAGAGGAAGAaggatgatgaatgtgttgtatgagaaaatggatgatgaatgtgtgtatttatagatgattttgggattaaatttttttaaaaaaaaatcaaaaaaaaaatcaaaaaaggTAATAAACGACTAtattttttgggaatccgattttttttaaaattttaatttttggtattattttcgattttttaaaaaaaggaaattacaaCGGCATTGTCGTTGGCCAATCGCACGCTGTCACGTCGACATGCTCAGCGGTACGAACATGCTCTTAttatcgagcagcgccgtgccgtTGGCCCGAGCACAGCGGCGGACGGGGCTgtgtcgcgccgctggcacggacgccgtctACCCCGGAGAGTGGCAATGGGGATGCTCTTAACAACCCAcccaaaatcaaatataaaaaaatttaaaagtaaacTATGAATATTGGTCCATAAAACCATAAACTTTGTCCAAAATTTAgtatttgactaacttacgaagtttttttttatcatacttgacacaattaaatcaatgTAATTTTCAACATGCTTTTTATCCTAcatgttatgaacttaaaaagtggtttaaaatatcataatatGTATCACGATTGTCCacataaaataagattttgatgaaaatattttatttgagtcagtttgggaaataccaaacaaagtgcaaagtttgtgatattatagacCACTTTCAAAGTTCATGAAAAATACTACATTAGTACTAAATTTGAgataaagtttatgattttaggaACCAATATCCCTAAATAAAATAGTGGATATATGAGAGTAGTTGCTGTAGACATTTCTTCCAAATAGAGTCTCTAATCTTTATAAATAGCCTCATTCTTTCAAATAAATACATCATCCCTTCATTCATACCAAACTTATCATTCATCTTTATTAGCTTAATTTGAAAATGAAGGATAAGTTCTATGGCTCCATTCTTCAGAGCGAAGTCCTAGCTAAGGTTTTCTTTCTACTCCCTACTTAAATTAATTTTGCATAATATTGAAAAATTagcttatttcatttttttttctttatcaagtaatatatttcatattaatttttttcagtATATTCTGGAAACAAGTGCCTATCCTAGAGAGCACGAACAACTCAAAGAGATCAGGAATGCTACCGTcgataaatataaattttggtAATATATAAACCAAACATTTATAGTTTttgcataataaaataattgtaatAATCAATTGATGGTTAATCAGGAGTCTTATGAATGTGCCGGCTGATGAGGGACTGTTTATTTCTATGCTTTTGAAAATTATGAATGCGAAGAAGACTATCGAAGTCGGAGTTTTTACCGGTTATTCACTTCTCTCCACTGCTCTCGCTCTTCCCGACGACGGCAAGGTATGTAAATTTGGaggatgaaaaataaaataattgactTGTATACTCATTGAGGAATCAAAGTTCgcgtagttttttttttcatctcgACTTACCTCTCTCTAATCGTCGTTTTGCAGATAACCGCGATCGACCCGGATCGGGAAGCCTACGAAATTGGATTGCCATTTATTGAAAAGGCAAACATGGCTCACAAAATTGAGTTCATCCAGTCTGATGCTTTGAGTGTCATGAAGGAACTCCTCTCCACGGTAATTAATCACTTCTTACAaagataatattaatataattgtgaactttataatactaaaattaaGTAATTCATGTAGATAAGTGTTATGCTATATATTCATGGTCGAATATCTCTCTTCGTGATTGCTCATATTCTATTAATACTCCCATTTAAATATAGATAAGTGTTATACTATATATTTTGTCTCTCATGAACCATGATTACCACAAGTGTATGTTAgtatcatttattttaattattttattattaatttaacaAATTACTTAAACTAAAGTTtgattcttcattttctcaacaacttcaaataaataaatcgaATCAAAATtcatactactataatttataaaattaattatataaacttaattaatttcaaatatattataatagtataactacatatatagtatataaaaataacaaataagcATAAACGAAAGCGATATTTGTAGTGCTCAAATAAGATAAGCAACATAATATTTCTCTTTAAATCCATAAGTCAGTACTCCATCATCTAACAATATttgtcctttttttttatttcggtCCATCCACCATTATCAACTCATTTCAGTCAAATGTCATTTAAAATGGAACATATATTGgattttgaataattgatgaaaaatgaatgaattaatAGGGTGAGGAAGGGACATTTGATTATGCATTCGTTGATGCGGACAAAGAGAACTACATCAACTACCACAAACAACTGCTGAAGCTGGTTAAGGTAGGAGGAATTATAGCCTACGACAACACCTTGTGGTCCGGCACCGTCGTCGCGGCGGAGGAAGACGAGATGGATGACTTCTTGAGGGGCTGCAAAGGCCATATCATTGCTCTCAACTCATTTCTTGCCTCGGATTCTCGCATTGAATTGGCCCAGCTTTCTATCGGAGATGGCCTCACTTTGTGCAGGCGTCTCATCTGATTATTTCCCCtcctttttatttatataattacaCCATATGCAACTgtaattttatttccattttttttataattctatACAAATTAAGGTTTCATTTGTTTGGAACTGCTACCAGTGTACTCCTTCGATTATTTtgcttgttttttttattttattttcttcgttggtgactatttttatatttaaaatttggacTATTGTAT
This sequence is a window from Salvia splendens isolate huo1 chromosome 5, SspV2, whole genome shotgun sequence. Protein-coding genes within it:
- the LOC121802564 gene encoding flavonoid 3',5'-methyltransferase-like, whose amino-acid sequence is MKDKFYGSILQSEVLAKYILETSAYPREHEQLKEIRNATVDKYKFWSLMNVPADEGLFISMLLKIMNAKKTIEVGVFTGYSLLSTALALPDDGKITAIDPDREAYEIGLPFIEKANMAHKIEFIQSDALSVMKELLSTGEEGTFDYAFVDADKENYINYHKQLLKLVKVGGIIAYDNTLWSGTVVAAEEDEMDDFLRGCKGHIIALNSFLASDSRIELAQLSIGDGLTLCRRLI